The Vicia villosa cultivar HV-30 ecotype Madison, WI linkage group LG1, Vvil1.0, whole genome shotgun sequence genome includes a region encoding these proteins:
- the LOC131644062 gene encoding F-box protein PP2-B15-like: MATFSNIDTLPDDCVSKILSYTSPPDACSFSMVSSTLQSPANSDTLWRTFLPSDYHHILSRILNPLTLQSSSYKHLFYSLSQQPLLLDKGNISFKLDKCSGKKSYMLSARELSITWSNDPMYWSWRPTTESRFAEVAELRTISWLEIKGKIRTKILTPNTSYAVYLITKVSHRVYGLDSAPAEVSVSVANKVQNSKAYLYNKFEDTQSCENRRKVEVKKDNCDEGIQVPSKRDDGWMEIELGEFFCSEDDEEVKMSVMEVGYRLKGGLIVEGIEVRPKHV; this comes from the exons ATGGCAACTTTCTCCAACATAGATACTTTACCAGATGATTGTGTTTCAAAAATTCTGTCTTACACATCTCCACCAGACGCATGTAGTTTCTCTATGGTTTCCTCAACTCTCCAATCACCTGCTAACTCTGACACACTCTGGAGAACCTTCTTGCCCTCTGATTATCATCACATCCTCTCAAGAATCCTCAATCCTTTAACTCTGCAGTCTTCTTCATATAAACATCTCTTCTACTCTCTCTCCCAACAACCTCTTCTCCTAGACAAAGGCAACATC AGTTTTAAATTGGATAAGTGTTCGGGTAAAAAATCATATATGTTATCTGCAAGAGAATTGTCAATAACATGGAGCAATGATCCAATGTATTGGAGCTGGAGACCAACGACTGAATCAAG atttgctgaggtggcagagctAAGAACAATAAGCTGGTTAGAAATCAAAGGCAAAATAAGAACCAAAATTCTAACACCAAACACATCATACGCAGTTTATCTCATCACAAAGGTTTCACATCGTGTGTACGGACTTGATTCTGCTCCAGCTGAGGTATCAGTTTCAGTGGCCAACAAAGTGCAAAATTCTAAGGCATATTTGTATAATAAATTTGAGGATACTCAATCTtgtgagaatcgaaggaaagtgGAAGTAAAGAAAGATAATTGTGATGAGGGGATTCAAGTTCCGTCGAAAAGAGATGATGGATGGATGGAAATTGAATTGGGTGAGTTTTTCTgtagtgaagatgatgaagaggtTAAGATGAGTGTTATGGAGGTTGGTTATAGATTGAAGGGTGGTCTCATTGTTGAAGGAATTGAAGTTAGACCTAAACATGTTTGA